The nucleotide window AAAAAATAGATGAAGATAGTAGAAGGTGATAATTTGAAAGAAGGCGATAATTTGGATAAAAAATCAGGAATAGTATTAAAAATACTGTCCATATTCGAATCAGGTTTATTTTTAAAAATACTTTCAGTATTTGTAACTGGCCTATGGGTTGCTGGTCTGATACTGGGGAATATTTACATTGTTCTGCTGGCAATAATCCTTTTAATTGCATTATGCACTGTATTGTACATCCACAGAGATAATCTTCAGGAAATTTTCCAGAAAAATAGCAGTGTTGTTGTGGAAGATGAGAGAACTCAATTAATCAATGAGAAAGCAGCTACAATGACCTTCGGAATCTTTGTAGCAGTTATAATTTATGCGGGTATCATTCTCATAGCCCTGAGGGACAGTTACCCTCAATTATTGCAGGCAGGGTATACACTGATTATAGCTGCAGTATTCTGTTTTATCCTGTACTTCACATCTCGCGCATATTACAATCGGAAATTTTAACGGAGTAAAAACTTATAAAAGGTGATCTTATGAAAAATTATCAGATTCTAAGAATAATTGTTGCTATATTCGTTGCAACTGTAGTGGGATTATCGGTTATCACTGAAAACCTCATTCTTGCCATCCTGGCAATTGTAATTGGTACTATGATATCCTACATTTACAAAAAGAATACAGATGAAATCCTTGAAGA belongs to uncultured Methanobacterium sp. and includes:
- a CDS encoding DUF2178 domain-containing protein yields the protein MKIVEGDNLKEGDNLDKKSGIVLKILSIFESGLFLKILSVFVTGLWVAGLILGNIYIVLLAIILLIALCTVLYIHRDNLQEIFQKNSSVVVEDERTQLINEKAATMTFGIFVAVIIYAGIILIALRDSYPQLLQAGYTLIIAAVFCFILYFTSRAYYNRKF